In Canis lupus dingo isolate Sandy chromosome 25, ASM325472v2, whole genome shotgun sequence, one genomic interval encodes:
- the LOC112670031 gene encoding 40S ribosomal protein S14-like produces MAPRKGKEKKEEQVVSLGPQVAEGENVFGVCHTFASFNDTFVHVTDLSGKETICRVTGGMKVKADRGESSPYAAMSAAQDVAQRCKELGITALHIKLQATGGNRTKTPGPGAQSALRALARSGMKIGQIEDGTPIPSNSTRRKGGRRGHRL; encoded by the coding sequence ATGGCACCTCgtaaggggaaggaaaagaaggaagaacaggtCGTCAGCCTTGGACCTCAAGTTGCTGAAGGAGAAAATGTGTTTGGTGTCTGCCACACATTTGCATCCTTCAATGACACTTTTGTCCATGTCACTGATCTTTCTGGCAAGGAAACCATCTGTCGCGTAACTGGTGGGATGAAGGTGAAGGCTGACCGAGGTGAGTCCTCTCCCTACGCTGCCATGTCGGCTGCCCAGGATGTAGCCCAGAGGTGCAAGGAGCTGGGCATCACTGCTCTCCACATCAAACTCCAAGCCACAGGAGGAAATAGAACCAAGACCCCTGGACCTGGGGCCCAGTCAGCCCTCAGAGCCCTTGCCCGCTCAGGAATGAAGATCGGGCAGATTGAGGATGGCACCCCCATCCCCTCCAATAGCACCCGCAGGAAGGGGGGTCGCCGTGGTCACCGTCTGTGA